A single genomic interval of Daucus carota subsp. sativus chromosome 1, DH1 v3.0, whole genome shotgun sequence harbors:
- the LOC135149875 gene encoding uncharacterized protein LOC135149875 isoform X1: protein MKVTEFIQQPGMWNSELIQQLFLTPDSELILSIPLSPFDHPDSWFWHYSRNGNYSVKSGYMMAISNSKSGDSSSSDVVSKWWKAFWAVKIPRKILLFAWRGYHEILPTWKGIYRRNVSSHSSCPICGFGEDSNAHAVFWCLFSQSLWETMDYPFLVGHKEEISFRGVLLYASELLEKEEFARMLITAWGLWIERNKRTHGQQQRNPQQLKNWLTLYYDEIKMAHEQESGAQKSRENSIAGQIGRDNSHANQVGIETQDLDLFVDAAISTFSQKVGLGAVIVTQNKRSLAALSKPLEGALSVLHAEALSLLVGLQWTQFSGLTPKRILSDSLSVVQAVNNEEVVYHNEMGILIADIRRLFSNFPDTRVSHTSRKHNYPAHNMARQALQLNEEVSWMEDVPHHAENHMSLETRRMRSSQFGPGWVRSLMTDYRVPF from the coding sequence ATGAAAGTTACTGAGTTTATCCAACAACCAGGGATGTGGAATAGCGAACTTATTCAAcaactttttctaactccagattCCGAGCTTATTTTATCAATCCCGCTAAGTCCTTTCGATCATCCAGACTCATGGTTTTGGCACTATAGCAGGAATGGTAACTATTCGGTCAAGAGTGGATATATGATGGCGATCTCAAATAGTAAATCAGGCGACTCATCATCGTCTGATGTAGTTTCAAAATGGTGGAAAGCATTCTGGGCAGTTAAAATTCCAAGGAAGATACTATTATTCGCGTGGAGGGGTTATCATGAGATACTACCCACATGGAAAGGCATATACCGTAGAAATGTATCTTCTCATAGCAGTTGTCCAATATGTGGTTTCGGAGAAGATTCTAACGCACACGCCGTGTTTTGGTGCCTTTTCTCTCAGAGTTTGTGGGAAACAATGGATTACCCTTTCTTAGTAGGTCACAAGGAAGAAATCTCCTTCAGAGGGGTGTTATTATACGCCTCTGAACTACTAGAAAAGGAAGAATTTGCTAGGATGCTTATCACAGCATGGGGCCTATGGATAGAAAGAAACAAGAGGACTCATGGTCAACAACAAAGAAATCCACAACAACTGAAAAATTGGTTAACCTTGTACTATGATGAAATAAAGATGGCACATGAGCAAGAAAGTGGAGCACAAAAGAGCAGAGAGAACTCAATTGCAGGGCAGATTGGCAGAGATAATTCGCATGCGAATCAGGTTGGGATAGAGACTCAGGATCTAGATCTGTTTGTAGATGCGGCAATATCCACTTTCTCACAGAAGGTAGGCTTGGGAGCTGTTATTGTCACACAAAACAAAAGGAGTCTAGCAGCCCTTTCAAAGCCTCTAGAGGGTGCTTTATCAGTATTACACGCCGAGGCGTTATCTCTACTGGTGGGATTACAGTGGACTCAATTTAGTGGGTTGACaccaaaaagaattttaagtgATTCCTTATCTGTGGTCCAGGCTGTAAACAATGAAGAGGTGGTGTATCACAATGAAATGGGGATTCTCATTGCTGATATAAGAAgactattttcaaattttccagACACGAGAGTCTCACACACTAGTCGAAAGCACAATTACCCGGCTCACAACATGGCCAGGCAAGCACTACAGTTAAACGAGGAAGTATCATGGATGGAAGATGTCCCTCACCATGCTGAGAACCACAT
- the LOC135149875 gene encoding uncharacterized protein LOC135149875 isoform X2 → MKVTEFIQQPGMWNSELIQQLFLTPDSELILSIPLSPFDHPDSWFWHYSRNGNYSVKSGYMMAISNSKSGDSSSSDVVSKWWKAFWAVKIPRKILLFAWRGYHEILPTWKGIYRRNVSSHSSCPICGFGEDSNAHAVFWCLFSQSLWETMDYPFLVGHKEEISFRGVLLYASELLEKEEFARMLITAWGLWIERNKRTHGQQQRNPQQLKNWLTLYYDEIKMAHEQESGAQKSRENSIAGQIGRDNSHANQVGIETQDLDLFVDAAISTFSQKVGLGAVIVTQNKRSLAALSKPLEGALSVLHAEALSLLVGLQWTQFSGLTPKRILSDSLSVVQAVNNEEVVYHNEMGILIADIRRLFSNFPDTRVSHTSRKHNYPAHNMARQALQLNEEVSWMEDVPHHAENHM, encoded by the coding sequence ATGAAAGTTACTGAGTTTATCCAACAACCAGGGATGTGGAATAGCGAACTTATTCAAcaactttttctaactccagattCCGAGCTTATTTTATCAATCCCGCTAAGTCCTTTCGATCATCCAGACTCATGGTTTTGGCACTATAGCAGGAATGGTAACTATTCGGTCAAGAGTGGATATATGATGGCGATCTCAAATAGTAAATCAGGCGACTCATCATCGTCTGATGTAGTTTCAAAATGGTGGAAAGCATTCTGGGCAGTTAAAATTCCAAGGAAGATACTATTATTCGCGTGGAGGGGTTATCATGAGATACTACCCACATGGAAAGGCATATACCGTAGAAATGTATCTTCTCATAGCAGTTGTCCAATATGTGGTTTCGGAGAAGATTCTAACGCACACGCCGTGTTTTGGTGCCTTTTCTCTCAGAGTTTGTGGGAAACAATGGATTACCCTTTCTTAGTAGGTCACAAGGAAGAAATCTCCTTCAGAGGGGTGTTATTATACGCCTCTGAACTACTAGAAAAGGAAGAATTTGCTAGGATGCTTATCACAGCATGGGGCCTATGGATAGAAAGAAACAAGAGGACTCATGGTCAACAACAAAGAAATCCACAACAACTGAAAAATTGGTTAACCTTGTACTATGATGAAATAAAGATGGCACATGAGCAAGAAAGTGGAGCACAAAAGAGCAGAGAGAACTCAATTGCAGGGCAGATTGGCAGAGATAATTCGCATGCGAATCAGGTTGGGATAGAGACTCAGGATCTAGATCTGTTTGTAGATGCGGCAATATCCACTTTCTCACAGAAGGTAGGCTTGGGAGCTGTTATTGTCACACAAAACAAAAGGAGTCTAGCAGCCCTTTCAAAGCCTCTAGAGGGTGCTTTATCAGTATTACACGCCGAGGCGTTATCTCTACTGGTGGGATTACAGTGGACTCAATTTAGTGGGTTGACaccaaaaagaattttaagtgATTCCTTATCTGTGGTCCAGGCTGTAAACAATGAAGAGGTGGTGTATCACAATGAAATGGGGATTCTCATTGCTGATATAAGAAgactattttcaaattttccagACACGAGAGTCTCACACACTAGTCGAAAGCACAATTACCCGGCTCACAACATGGCCAGGCAAGCACTACAGTTAAACGAGGAAGTATCATGGATGGAAGATGTCCCTCACCATGCTGAGAACCACAT